The proteins below are encoded in one region of Segatella copri:
- a CDS encoding diphosphate--fructose-6-phosphate 1-phosphotransferase, translating into MEKSALQIARAAYQPKLPKALLGPVKAVEGAATQSVGNQDEIKALFPNTYGMPVITFEAGEAKELPAFNVGVILSGGQAPGGHNVISGLFDGVKSLNPANKLYGFILGPGGLVDHKYMEITSELMDEYRNTGGFDIIGSGRTKLEKEDQFEKGIEILRELGIKALVIIGGDDSNTNACVLAEYYAAKKYGVQVIGCPKTIDGDLKNEQIETSFGFDTACKTYSELIGNIERDCNSARKYWHFIKLMGRSASHIALECALQTQPNICLISEEVEAKEMSLDDVVTYIATAVANRAAEGNNFGTVLIPEGLIEFIPAIKKLIAELNEVLTDPATGESREFASAEEQIAFVKGAIAKDNLAVLESLPADVARQLCLDRDPHGNVQVSLIETEKLLSRMVAEKLAAWKKEGKFVGKFSAQHHFFGYEGRCAAPSNYDADYCYSLGFNASRLIANGKTGYMSIIKNTTAPAAEWIAGGVPITMMMNIERRNGANKPVIRKALVELDGAPFKFFASKRDEWAKETAYVYPGPIQYWGPSEVCDQTTKTLQLEQAK; encoded by the coding sequence ATGGAAAAAAGTGCATTGCAGATTGCAAGAGCTGCTTATCAGCCAAAATTGCCTAAGGCTCTCCTGGGCCCAGTAAAGGCAGTTGAAGGTGCAGCAACACAGTCAGTAGGTAATCAGGATGAAATCAAGGCGTTGTTCCCTAACACTTATGGAATGCCTGTTATTACATTCGAGGCAGGTGAGGCTAAGGAACTTCCTGCTTTCAACGTAGGTGTTATCCTCTCAGGTGGTCAGGCTCCTGGCGGTCACAACGTGATTTCTGGTCTCTTCGACGGTGTGAAGTCTCTCAACCCAGCTAACAAGCTCTATGGTTTCATCCTCGGTCCTGGTGGTCTCGTTGACCATAAGTACATGGAGATTACTTCTGAACTCATGGACGAATACCGCAATACTGGTGGTTTCGACATCATCGGTTCCGGTCGTACCAAGCTTGAGAAGGAAGACCAGTTTGAGAAGGGTATTGAGATTCTTCGTGAACTCGGCATCAAGGCACTTGTCATCATCGGTGGTGACGACTCAAATACCAATGCTTGCGTTCTCGCAGAATACTATGCTGCCAAGAAGTATGGCGTACAGGTAATCGGTTGCCCTAAGACTATCGACGGCGACTTGAAGAACGAGCAGATTGAGACTTCTTTCGGTTTCGATACAGCCTGCAAGACATATTCTGAGCTCATCGGTAACATCGAGCGCGACTGTAACTCAGCACGTAAGTACTGGCACTTCATCAAGCTGATGGGTCGTTCAGCATCTCACATCGCTCTTGAGTGCGCTCTCCAGACTCAGCCAAACATCTGCTTGATTTCTGAGGAGGTAGAGGCTAAGGAAATGTCACTCGATGATGTTGTTACTTATATTGCAACTGCAGTAGCTAACCGTGCTGCTGAGGGCAACAACTTCGGTACTGTTCTCATCCCAGAGGGCTTGATCGAGTTCATCCCAGCTATCAAGAAGCTCATCGCAGAATTGAACGAGGTTCTTACAGACCCTGCAACAGGCGAGAGCCGTGAGTTTGCAAGTGCTGAGGAGCAGATTGCATTCGTTAAGGGTGCCATCGCTAAGGACAACCTCGCTGTATTGGAGTCTTTGCCAGCTGACGTAGCTCGCCAGCTTTGCCTCGACCGCGACCCTCACGGAAACGTACAGGTTTCTCTCATCGAGACAGAGAAGTTGCTTTCTCGCATGGTAGCTGAGAAGTTGGCTGCATGGAAGAAGGAAGGCAAGTTTGTTGGTAAGTTCTCTGCACAGCACCACTTCTTCGGTTACGAGGGACGTTGCGCAGCTCCTTCTAACTACGATGCTGACTACTGCTACTCACTCGGTTTCAACGCTTCACGCCTCATCGCTAACGGCAAGACCGGTTACATGTCAATCATCAAGAACACAACTGCTCCTGCAGCAGAGTGGATTGCAGGTGGTGTGCCAATCACTATGATGATGAACATCGAGCGTCGTAATGGTGCTAACAAGCCAGTTATCCGCAAGGCTCTCGTTGAGCTGGATGGTGCTCCATTCAAGTTCTTCGCTTCTAAGCGCGATGAGTGGGCTAAGGAAACAGCTTACGTTTATCCAGGTCCTATCCAGTACTGGGGTCCTTCTGAGGTTTGCGACCAGACCACAAAGACTCTCCAGTTGGAGCAGGCTAAGTAA
- a CDS encoding glycoside hydrolase family 25 protein has product MARKKTPRRGGSRGRRRSSSFLQRYPRWAWWIGGTAVIVLYVFLFYHFFVGPTGFRWRALYGDAEYPEGYEIHGIDISHYQGKIDWEQLKNAMIKGCPVRFVIIKSTEGSSRLDENFRENFNQARDFGFIRGVYHFWSNKSTARKQAYYFLDQVHLTDGDLPPVLDIEHKPADKSVEDFQRDVLTWLHIVEDKYHVKPIIYTYYKFKEQYLSAPVFDDYPYWIAHYYVDKVQYKGKWKFWQHTDVGKLPGIKGYVDFNIYNGSYYELKQLCIGSNNNEKKFME; this is encoded by the coding sequence ATGGCGAGAAAGAAAACTCCTCGGCGTGGCGGCTCCCGTGGTAGAAGGCGTTCGTCTTCTTTTTTGCAACGCTATCCCCGTTGGGCGTGGTGGATAGGCGGAACGGCGGTTATCGTGCTCTATGTCTTTCTGTTCTATCATTTCTTTGTAGGACCAACTGGTTTCCGATGGCGTGCGCTTTATGGCGATGCTGAATATCCTGAAGGTTACGAGATTCATGGAATCGACATTTCGCATTATCAGGGCAAGATAGACTGGGAACAGCTCAAGAATGCGATGATCAAGGGGTGTCCTGTGCGCTTCGTCATCATCAAGAGTACGGAAGGTTCTTCACGGCTCGATGAGAATTTTCGCGAGAACTTTAATCAGGCTCGCGATTTCGGTTTCATCCGGGGTGTTTATCATTTCTGGAGCAATAAGTCGACAGCCCGAAAACAGGCCTATTATTTCCTAGACCAGGTTCATCTTACGGATGGCGATTTGCCTCCGGTACTGGATATTGAACATAAGCCGGCAGATAAGAGTGTGGAGGATTTCCAGCGTGATGTGCTTACCTGGCTGCATATTGTAGAGGATAAGTATCATGTTAAACCTATCATCTACACCTATTATAAATTCAAGGAGCAATATCTGAGTGCGCCTGTCTTCGATGATTATCCTTACTGGATAGCCCACTATTATGTTGACAAGGTTCAGTATAAGGGCAAATGGAAGTTCTGGCAGCATACGGATGTGGGCAAGTTGCCGGGCATTAAAGGCTACGTAGATTTCAATATTTACAACGGCAGTTATTATGAGCTCAAGCAGCTCTGCATAGGAAGCAATAATAATGAGAAGAAATTCATGGAATAA
- a CDS encoding fibronectin type III domain-containing protein encodes MISSLLLAAGASLQANGKSFFPIYDEANSGAWQGIDYDGDPWVFNVSRPYFVTAGLQNRHLSLWASHGRYYYADRDVWKWQRPNLFCTNEDLFTQTIVVPYLIPMLQNAGAIVFTPRERDWQRNEIVIDNDDAVKSVYYFEKEASKRWKNCDSLGFANRYRLKDGENPFRMGTVRQAKATKRKKTSQVSYQPRFKEAGKYAVYVSYQSLPKSVSDARYIVYHKGEATEFSVNQRMGGGTWVYLGTFDFDKGCNEFNRVVCTNKASRRGVVTTDAVRFGGGMGNIERGGYTSGLPRCLEGARYYAQWAGAPYKVYGGRKGENDYADDINTRSLMTNWLGGGSVYMPAKNGKHVPIELSLALHSDAGYNKDGKSTVGSLAICTTDYNDGILNSGISRFTSKDFARALRDNLVTDLTAQFGEFGKRYLWDRNYSETRLPEVPSAILEMLSHQNFPDMRIAQDPLGKFYIARSIYKTILRFVNSNHGTRYVVQPLAPQNFSVTQNQGVALLSWTAQLDKTEPSARPTSYIIYKAEGQGGFDNGTIVNTTRCQMQLEPGKLYHFKVAAVNAGGESFTTETLSVLYNPAASKSVLIVNNFHRLASPQVVDDEEKQGFDLNQDPGVSYGLTAGWSGKQQVFDRSRMGNETSFGLGFSGNEMIGKFVAGNDFNYVQAHATSIAASGKYNISSCSSEVIASGRVQMKNYQAVDLINGLERHDGYTHAYFKSFTPALQNSIRQYASQGGRILISGSYTGSDMQTEEEQAFLSDILKLSYEPTGSTAITRDINPEDSTVTERDSIVYTSPNVKGLGLQFSYYNELNAQHYAATHPEILKPVGNYAFTAMQYDTGTSAAVAYKSSTYRSFVMGFPLECIIDERTRTSVLLGILKFLTD; translated from the coding sequence TTGATAAGCAGTTTGCTGTTAGCCGCTGGAGCTTCGCTTCAGGCTAACGGCAAATCGTTTTTTCCTATCTACGACGAGGCTAACAGCGGCGCATGGCAAGGCATAGATTATGATGGCGACCCATGGGTGTTTAATGTTTCCCGCCCTTATTTCGTTACGGCAGGACTACAGAACAGGCACCTTTCGCTATGGGCCTCGCACGGACGGTATTATTATGCCGACAGAGATGTATGGAAATGGCAACGCCCTAACCTGTTTTGCACAAACGAAGATCTCTTTACCCAAACCATCGTAGTGCCCTACCTCATCCCGATGCTCCAGAATGCGGGAGCCATCGTCTTCACACCCCGCGAAAGAGACTGGCAGAGGAACGAAATCGTCATCGATAATGATGATGCTGTCAAGTCGGTTTATTATTTCGAAAAGGAGGCAAGCAAGCGATGGAAAAACTGCGATTCGCTAGGTTTTGCCAACCGCTACCGACTGAAAGATGGGGAAAATCCGTTCCGCATGGGAACCGTGAGACAGGCGAAGGCTACCAAGCGCAAGAAAACCAGCCAGGTAAGCTACCAGCCCCGTTTCAAGGAAGCCGGCAAATACGCAGTCTACGTAAGCTACCAGTCGCTCCCCAAGAGCGTGAGCGATGCAAGATACATCGTTTATCACAAGGGCGAAGCCACGGAGTTTTCCGTTAACCAGCGCATGGGCGGAGGCACCTGGGTTTACCTGGGCACCTTCGATTTTGACAAGGGCTGCAACGAGTTCAACCGCGTGGTCTGCACCAACAAGGCTTCACGCCGTGGAGTAGTAACTACAGATGCTGTCCGCTTTGGCGGCGGCATGGGAAACATAGAGCGTGGCGGTTACACCAGCGGATTGCCCCGTTGCCTGGAAGGAGCCAGATACTACGCCCAATGGGCTGGTGCTCCTTATAAGGTTTACGGCGGCAGAAAGGGAGAAAATGATTACGCCGACGACATCAACACCCGTTCGCTGATGACCAATTGGCTGGGCGGCGGTTCGGTTTACATGCCTGCCAAAAATGGCAAGCACGTGCCTATAGAACTCTCGCTGGCACTTCATAGTGATGCGGGTTACAATAAGGACGGAAAATCTACCGTTGGATCCCTTGCTATCTGCACGACAGATTATAACGACGGAATACTGAACAGCGGAATCTCCAGATTCACATCCAAGGATTTCGCCAGGGCTTTGCGCGATAATCTCGTTACGGATCTGACGGCTCAGTTCGGAGAATTTGGCAAACGCTACCTATGGGACAGAAACTATTCTGAAACCCGTCTGCCGGAAGTTCCGTCGGCTATTCTCGAAATGCTTTCGCATCAGAATTTCCCTGACATGAGAATTGCTCAGGATCCGCTCGGAAAGTTCTATATCGCACGCTCCATCTACAAAACTATCCTGCGCTTCGTAAACAGCAATCATGGAACCCGATACGTGGTCCAGCCGCTGGCTCCGCAGAACTTCAGCGTTACGCAGAACCAAGGTGTTGCCCTACTCTCATGGACAGCCCAGCTGGACAAGACGGAACCATCTGCCCGCCCTACTTCTTACATTATTTATAAGGCAGAGGGACAAGGCGGTTTTGACAACGGAACCATCGTGAACACCACCCGCTGCCAGATGCAGCTGGAACCGGGCAAGCTTTACCATTTTAAGGTGGCTGCGGTTAATGCAGGAGGAGAAAGTTTCACCACCGAAACCCTCTCTGTGCTCTATAATCCTGCTGCCAGCAAGTCTGTGCTCATCGTAAACAATTTCCATCGCCTTGCCTCTCCGCAGGTCGTGGACGATGAGGAAAAGCAGGGATTCGACCTCAATCAGGATCCGGGCGTAAGCTACGGACTGACGGCGGGATGGAGCGGCAAGCAACAGGTGTTCGACAGAAGCAGAATGGGCAACGAAACCAGTTTCGGACTCGGCTTCAGCGGCAACGAAATGATTGGCAAGTTTGTGGCAGGCAACGACTTCAACTACGTTCAGGCGCATGCTACAAGTATTGCAGCTTCGGGCAAATATAATATTTCCAGCTGTTCGAGCGAAGTTATCGCCAGCGGCAGGGTTCAGATGAAGAACTATCAGGCAGTTGACCTCATCAACGGACTGGAGCGCCATGACGGCTATACTCACGCCTACTTCAAGTCGTTCACGCCTGCCCTGCAGAACAGCATCAGGCAATACGCCAGCCAAGGCGGCAGAATCCTGATAAGCGGTTCTTACACCGGAAGCGACATGCAGACTGAAGAGGAACAGGCGTTCCTGAGCGATATTCTGAAACTCAGCTATGAGCCTACAGGTTCTACGGCCATCACCAGGGACATCAATCCCGAAGATTCAACCGTAACAGAACGAGACAGTATTGTCTACACTTCGCCTAACGTCAAGGGATTAGGTCTGCAGTTCAGCTATTATAACGAGCTGAATGCCCAGCATTATGCGGCAACTCATCCCGAGATATTGAAACCGGTTGGCAATTACGCCTTCACGGCGATGCAATACGATACGGGAACGAGTGCGGCGGTTGCCTACAAGAGCTCTACTTACCGCAGCTTCGTCATGGGATTCCCGCTGGAATGCATCATCGACGAAAGAACCCGCACCAGCGTGTTGCTCGGCATTCTCAAATTTCTGACAGATTAA
- a CDS encoding protein-disulfide reductase DsbD family protein, with protein MKKVFLIFQLLLVVMLAQAQMMNPVKFTSSLKTDGSAVAEIVFSGKIQPGWHVYSTGLGGDGPISASFNVNKLEGVELVGKLQPRGREIAKFDPLFEMKLRYFEGSVTFVQKVKFTQPNYHIDAYLEYGACNDQNCLPPSEAGFKKSGKSPAVDAPAAGAKDALNAKAIDPALAAKMKADSLAKVAALVQTDSATQPVDSAALASAMENLNVKDLWKPVVKELQAFGGANDIANHSLFYIFFIGFVGGLLALVMPCIWPIIPMTVSFFLKRAKNDKKKGIRDAITYGLSIVVIYLFLGLAVTAIAGPSTLNALSTSAVFNIILFLLLAVFAFSFFGWFEIKLPDSWGNAVDNKASSTTGMISIFLMAFTLVLVSFSCTAPIIGLLLVQTVTSGDWLAPTVGMFGFALALALPFTLFALFPSWLKSAPKSGSWMETIKIVLGFVELAFSLKFLSVADLAYGWHIMDREVFLSLWIVIFGLLGLYLIGKLKFQVDAIGGDINKPMPVACIMLGLCSLAFSVYMIPGLWGAPCKAVSAFAPPINTQDFNLNTKTVEPAYKDYELGMAAAKAAGKPVLLDFTGYGCVNCRKMEASVWTDPSVADKLTKDYVLISLYVDDKTPLPEPMEVTFNGEKRTLRTVGDKWSYLQASKFGANAQPFYVAIDNDGNPLAAAFSFKEDVSAYLDFLNKGLDNYRNK; from the coding sequence ATGAAAAAAGTATTTTTAATCTTTCAATTACTCCTTGTAGTAATGCTGGCTCAGGCGCAGATGATGAACCCTGTGAAGTTCACCAGCTCGCTGAAAACAGACGGAAGTGCTGTGGCCGAAATCGTGTTTAGCGGAAAAATCCAACCGGGATGGCACGTCTACTCTACCGGTTTGGGTGGCGACGGTCCGATTTCCGCTTCGTTCAACGTAAACAAGCTTGAAGGTGTTGAGCTCGTAGGAAAACTTCAGCCACGCGGCAGAGAGATTGCAAAGTTCGACCCTCTCTTCGAGATGAAACTCCGTTATTTTGAAGGTAGCGTTACCTTTGTACAGAAGGTGAAGTTTACCCAACCAAATTATCATATTGATGCCTATCTGGAGTATGGCGCCTGCAACGACCAGAACTGTCTGCCACCAAGCGAGGCTGGTTTTAAGAAGAGTGGCAAATCGCCAGCCGTTGATGCTCCTGCAGCTGGAGCAAAAGATGCTCTGAATGCAAAGGCGATTGATCCTGCTCTTGCTGCCAAGATGAAGGCCGATTCGCTGGCAAAGGTTGCAGCCCTGGTTCAGACCGACAGCGCTACTCAACCCGTAGATTCCGCAGCTTTGGCATCTGCTATGGAAAATCTGAACGTCAAGGATTTATGGAAACCGGTTGTTAAAGAACTTCAGGCATTTGGCGGAGCTAACGACATCGCCAACCATTCGCTCTTCTATATCTTCTTCATCGGTTTTGTGGGCGGTCTGCTTGCGCTCGTCATGCCTTGCATCTGGCCTATCATCCCGATGACCGTAAGTTTCTTCCTGAAGCGTGCTAAGAACGATAAGAAGAAAGGAATCCGCGATGCGATTACTTATGGTTTGAGCATCGTCGTCATCTATCTGTTTTTGGGTCTTGCCGTAACAGCCATTGCAGGTCCTAGCACCCTGAATGCGCTCAGCACAAGTGCCGTTTTTAACATCATCCTCTTCCTCCTGCTTGCCGTTTTCGCCTTCTCGTTCTTCGGTTGGTTCGAAATCAAATTGCCTGACAGTTGGGGAAATGCGGTGGACAACAAGGCTTCCAGCACCACGGGTATGATTTCTATCTTCCTGATGGCTTTCACCCTGGTATTGGTCAGCTTCTCATGTACAGCTCCTATCATCGGTTTGCTGCTGGTTCAGACCGTTACATCCGGCGACTGGCTCGCTCCTACCGTGGGAATGTTCGGTTTTGCGCTTGCTCTGGCGCTCCCATTCACCCTCTTCGCCCTCTTCCCATCATGGTTGAAGTCGGCTCCTAAGTCGGGTTCTTGGATGGAGACCATCAAGATTGTGCTCGGCTTCGTCGAGCTTGCCTTCTCTCTGAAGTTCCTTTCTGTAGCCGATCTGGCTTACGGCTGGCACATCATGGACCGCGAGGTATTCCTCTCTCTCTGGATTGTCATCTTCGGTCTGTTGGGTCTCTATCTCATCGGCAAGCTGAAGTTCCAGGTTGATGCAATCGGAGGCGACATCAACAAGCCTATGCCTGTAGCTTGCATCATGTTGGGTCTCTGTTCTTTGGCATTCTCGGTTTACATGATTCCAGGTCTCTGGGGTGCTCCTTGCAAGGCTGTGAGCGCATTTGCTCCACCTATTAATACACAGGACTTCAACCTCAACACCAAGACCGTAGAGCCTGCTTACAAGGATTACGAGCTGGGAATGGCTGCGGCAAAGGCTGCCGGAAAACCGGTATTGCTTGATTTTACGGGTTATGGTTGTGTAAACTGCCGCAAGATGGAGGCTTCTGTTTGGACAGATCCTTCGGTTGCAGATAAGCTGACAAAGGATTATGTTCTCATCTCTCTTTATGTAGATGACAAGACTCCTCTTCCTGAGCCTATGGAGGTAACGTTTAATGGCGAGAAGCGCACCCTGCGAACCGTTGGCGACAAGTGGAGTTATCTGCAGGCAAGCAAGTTTGGAGCTAATGCCCAGCCATTCTATGTGGCTATTGACAACGACGGCAATCCTCTTGCAGCAGCCTTCAGTTTCAAAGAAGATGTTAGTGCTTATCTCGACTTCCTGAACAAGGGTCTGGATAATTACAGAAACAAATAA
- a CDS encoding 1-acyl-sn-glycerol-3-phosphate acyltransferase — protein sequence MVKGICQWILYKRLGYKKIITQELPEKYIICMAPHTSNWDLILGQLFAHAEGIKCNFLMKKEWFFWPLGPIFRKMGGIPVWRSKHTSMTDNLAAEADKRKAFGLCITPEGTRSLNPEWKKGFYFIALKAHLPIHLYGLDYEKKVIQCTRQIIPSGDVDKDMREIKLYFKDFKGKKPEKFTIGNID from the coding sequence ATGGTAAAAGGAATTTGTCAATGGATATTGTATAAGCGCTTGGGCTATAAGAAAATCATCACCCAGGAGCTTCCTGAAAAGTATATTATCTGCATGGCTCCGCACACCAGCAACTGGGATCTGATACTGGGCCAGCTCTTTGCCCATGCTGAGGGAATCAAATGTAATTTCCTCATGAAAAAGGAATGGTTCTTCTGGCCGCTAGGTCCTATCTTCAGAAAGATGGGAGGTATTCCTGTGTGGAGAAGCAAACATACCAGCATGACGGATAATCTGGCTGCAGAAGCGGATAAGCGCAAGGCTTTCGGACTGTGCATTACGCCCGAAGGTACCCGCTCGCTCAACCCGGAATGGAAAAAGGGATTCTATTTCATAGCCCTCAAGGCGCATCTGCCTATCCATCTCTATGGGCTTGACTATGAGAAGAAGGTCATCCAATGCACCAGGCAGATTATCCCGTCAGGAGATGTTGACAAAGACATGCGTGAAATCAAGTTGTACTTCAAGGATTTCAAAGGAAAGAAACCGGAGAAGTTCACAATCGGAAATATTGATTAA
- the prmA gene encoding 50S ribosomal protein L11 methyltransferase produces MKYLVATFTIETTADLMQDCQDLLADGAAEVGFESFEETETGLKAYVQKELFDKELLDDRLSDFPIGDAEITYEVKDAEYKDWNQEWEEQGFEPIYVDNQVVIYDAKHPELYPDTSNRPDMIEIGIEAKLAFGTGNHETTRMIISQLLHMPIRTKRILDCGTGTGILALTCSKLGAKDVVGYDIDEWSVENAKHNAVLNGVTNMEVLFGNSQVINHISGVFDLVLANINRNILLDDMRAFRSVMNIGGTLVLSGFYEEDIPVLLEKAEELGMHEINRQIDNNWACLVLGS; encoded by the coding sequence ATGAAATATTTAGTAGCAACATTCACAATTGAAACGACTGCCGACTTGATGCAGGACTGTCAGGATCTACTTGCCGATGGTGCAGCCGAAGTCGGATTTGAATCTTTTGAAGAAACAGAAACCGGACTGAAAGCGTATGTGCAGAAAGAACTCTTCGACAAAGAGCTGCTGGATGACCGTCTTTCTGATTTCCCTATTGGGGATGCGGAAATTACCTACGAGGTGAAAGATGCAGAATACAAGGATTGGAACCAGGAATGGGAAGAACAGGGATTCGAACCAATTTATGTGGACAACCAGGTGGTGATTTACGATGCGAAACATCCCGAACTCTATCCCGATACGAGCAACAGACCCGACATGATAGAAATAGGTATTGAGGCGAAACTGGCGTTCGGAACAGGAAACCACGAAACCACACGCATGATTATTTCACAGCTGCTCCACATGCCTATCAGAACCAAGCGCATCCTGGATTGCGGAACGGGTACGGGAATACTTGCCCTCACCTGCTCAAAACTCGGAGCTAAAGACGTGGTAGGCTACGATATTGACGAGTGGAGCGTGGAAAATGCCAAGCATAATGCCGTGCTCAACGGCGTAACTAACATGGAAGTACTCTTTGGCAACAGTCAGGTAATCAACCACATCAGCGGCGTTTTCGACCTGGTTCTAGCCAACATCAACCGCAACATTCTGCTCGACGACATGCGCGCTTTCCGTAGCGTGATGAACATCGGCGGAACCCTGGTTCTGAGCGGCTTCTACGAAGAAGATATTCCTGTACTCCTGGAGAAAGCAGAAGAACTGGGAATGCATGAAATAAACAGACAGATTGACAACAATTGGGCCTGCCTTGTTTTAGGTTCATAA
- a CDS encoding OmpP1/FadL family transporter yields MNNLKHIFFASMLMASMTAAAQETYQDAKLAAPQLTGTARYVGMGGAMEALGADISTISSNPAGIGLFRKSQVTLTAGVIAQTDAENYTEYNDARITFNGKKSHPTFDQVGIVWSPKNKGANWLNLAFNYHKSADFGQILNAAGALKNVSLNKITAAKNYKEYAGWTSQDANLGGYKDNSGNYQPGLFTVPTDGGLAYAEANKYLFGQYQHGYIGTYDFNISGSLNNQVWLGLTVGLHDVHYNSNSLYSEDFVDGNIMDSFEQLKITGTGFDVKAGVIFRPVKDSPFRIGAYFNSPIFYDLTVSGDNDITISGNNDPATYEEKDGSQQPCYVKGSKGQSIDYDFRLNTPWKVGASLGHTIGNYLALGATYEYAWYDHMDNRVKDGGYYDSYWGDYYESSSSDEAMNHDTQLNLQGVSTLKLGAEIKPVDMLSIRLGYNYVSPMYKDNALRDQTFDSNGVYIASSADYTNWKATNRFTLGVGFNYQNLAIDVAYQYSSQKGDFYPFESFTDMGCSVNATKVDNKRHQLLMTVGYRF; encoded by the coding sequence ATGAATAATTTAAAACATATATTCTTTGCCAGTATGCTCATGGCTAGCATGACGGCTGCTGCGCAAGAAACTTATCAGGACGCTAAGTTGGCTGCACCCCAGCTTACTGGTACTGCCCGCTATGTGGGTATGGGTGGTGCTATGGAAGCCTTGGGCGCCGATATTTCCACTATCAGCAGTAACCCTGCTGGTATTGGTCTTTTCCGTAAAAGCCAGGTGACTCTTACTGCAGGAGTTATCGCCCAGACAGATGCAGAGAATTATACGGAGTATAATGATGCTCGTATTACTTTTAATGGTAAAAAAAGTCATCCTACCTTCGACCAGGTTGGTATTGTATGGAGTCCGAAAAACAAAGGTGCCAATTGGTTGAATCTGGCTTTCAATTATCATAAGAGTGCCGACTTTGGACAGATTCTGAATGCTGCCGGAGCTTTAAAGAATGTTTCTCTTAACAAAATAACTGCTGCAAAGAATTACAAAGAGTATGCTGGTTGGACCAGCCAGGATGCTAACCTTGGTGGATATAAGGATAATTCCGGAAACTATCAGCCTGGTTTGTTTACTGTTCCTACTGATGGTGGTTTGGCTTATGCTGAGGCTAATAAGTATTTGTTTGGTCAGTATCAGCATGGTTATATTGGCACCTATGATTTCAACATTAGTGGCTCGCTTAATAATCAGGTTTGGCTTGGTTTGACAGTCGGACTTCATGATGTTCATTACAATAGTAATTCTCTTTATTCTGAAGACTTCGTTGATGGCAATATAATGGATTCATTTGAGCAGTTGAAGATTACTGGAACAGGATTTGATGTGAAGGCGGGTGTTATCTTCCGTCCAGTCAAGGATTCTCCTTTCCGTATAGGTGCTTATTTTAATAGTCCTATCTTCTATGATCTCACAGTTAGTGGCGATAATGATATTACTATTTCGGGAAATAATGATCCTGCTACCTATGAGGAAAAAGATGGAAGTCAGCAGCCTTGTTATGTCAAGGGTAGTAAGGGACAGAGTATAGATTATGATTTCCGTCTCAATACACCATGGAAGGTGGGCGCCAGCTTGGGTCATACTATAGGAAATTATCTGGCACTTGGTGCAACTTATGAATATGCCTGGTACGATCATATGGACAACCGTGTGAAGGATGGTGGTTATTATGATTCCTATTGGGGAGACTATTATGAGAGCAGTAGTAGTGATGAGGCTATGAATCACGATACTCAATTGAACCTGCAAGGTGTAAGTACCTTGAAGTTAGGTGCAGAGATTAAGCCTGTTGACATGTTGTCAATCCGATTAGGTTATAATTATGTATCGCCAATGTATAAAGATAATGCTTTACGCGATCAGACATTTGACAGTAATGGTGTTTACATAGCTTCTTCTGCTGATTATACCAACTGGAAGGCGACAAACCGTTTTACTTTAGGTGTAGGTTTCAATTACCAGAATTTGGCTATAGATGTGGCTTATCAGTATTCTTCTCAAAAGGGAGATTTCTATCCATTCGAAAGTTTTACGGATATGGGCTGCTCTGTTAATGCAACCAAGGTTGACAACAAGCGCCATCAGTTGCTGATGACCGTTGGCTATAGGTTCTAA